One Cynocephalus volans isolate mCynVol1 chromosome 5, mCynVol1.pri, whole genome shotgun sequence DNA window includes the following coding sequences:
- the LOC134378503 gene encoding HLA class I histocompatibility antigen, A alpha chain-like — translation MGVMAPRTLLLLLSGALVLTETRAGSHSMRYFYTGVSRPGRGEPRFISVGYVDDTQFVRFDSDAASPRMEPRAPWVEQEGPEYWEQNTRTAKGNAQTFRVNFRTLLGYYNQSEAGSHTLQVMYGCDVGPDGRLLRGYSQDAYDGADYIALNEDLRSWTAADAAAQITRRKWEADGWAEQLRAYLEGECVEWLRRHLENGKETLQRADPPKTHVTHHPISDSEATLRCWALGFYPAEITLTWQRDGEDQTQDTEFVETRPAGDGTFQKWVAVVVPSGKEQRYTCHVQHEGLPKPLTLRWEPPPQPTMLIVAIVAGLVLLGAVVAGVVMWRKKSSGGKGSYNQAACNDSAQGSDVSLTACKV, via the exons ATGGGGGTCATGGCGCCCCGAaccctcctgctgctgctctcgGGGGCCCTGGTCCTGACCGAGACCCGGGCGG GCTCCCACTCCATGCGGTATTTCTACACCGGCGTGTCCCGGCCCGGCCGCGGGGAGCCCCGCTTCATCTCCGTCGGCTACGTGGACGACACGCAGTTCGTGCGGTTCGACAGCGACGCCGCGAGTCCGAGGATGGAGCCGCGGGCGCCGTGGGTGGAGCAGGAGGGGCCGGAGTACTGGGAACAGAACACACGGACCGCCAAGGGCAACGCACAGACTTTCCGAGTGAACTTTCGGACCCTGCTCGGCTACTACAACCAGAGCGAGGCCG ggTCTCACACCCTCCAGGTGATGTACGGCTGCGACGTGGGGCCGGACGGGCGCCTCCTCCGCGGGTACAGTCAGGACGCCTACGACGGCGCCGATTACATCGCCCTGAACGAGGACCTGCGCTCCTGGACCGCGGCGGACGCGGCGGCTCAGATCACGCGGCGCAAGTGGGAGGCGGACGGTTGGGCGGAGCAACTGAGGGCCTACCTAGAAGGAGAGTGCGTGGAGTGGCTCCGCAGACACCTGGAGAACGGGAAGGAGACGCTGCAGCGCGCAG ACCCCCCAAAGACACACGTGACCCATCACCCCATCTCTGACAGTGAGGCCACCCTCAGGTGCTGGGCCCTGGGTTTCTACCCTGCGGAAATCACACTGACCTGGCAGAGAGATGGGGAGGACCAGACCCAGGACACGGAGTTTGTGGAGACTAGGCCTGCAGGGGATGGAACCTTCCAGAAGTGGGTAGCTGTGGTGGTACCTTCTGGAAAGGAGCAGAGATACACGTGCCATGTGCAGCACGAGGGGCTACCCAAGCCCCTCACCCTGAGATGGG AGCCGCCTCCTCAACCCACCATGCTTATTGTGGCAATCGTTGCTGGCCTGGTTCTCCTTGGAGCTGTGGTTGCAGGTGTTGTGATGTGGAGGAAGAAGAGCTCAG GTGGAAAAGGGAGCTACAATCAGGCTGCCT GCAATGACAGTGCCCAGGGCTCTGATGTGTCTCTCACAGCTTGTAAAG TGTGA